Proteins encoded in a region of the Sugiyamaella lignohabitans strain CBS 10342 chromosome B, complete sequence genome:
- the JLP1 gene encoding Jlp1p (Fe(II)-dependent sulfonate/alpha-ketoglutarate dioxygenase; involved in sulfonate catabolism for use as a sulfur source; contains sequence that resembles a J domain (typified by the E. coli DnaJ protein); induced by sulphur starvation; GO_component: GO:0005575 - cellular_component [Evidence ND]; GO_function: GO:0051213 - dioxygenase activity [Evidence IEA]; GO_function: GO:0046872 - metal ion binding [Evidence IEA]; GO_function: GO:0016491 - oxidoreductase activity [Evidence IEA,IEA]; GO_function: GO:0000907 - sulfonate dioxygenase activity [Evidence IDA] [PMID 10482536]; GO_process: GO:0046306 - alkanesulfonate catabolic process [Evidence IEA]; GO_process: GO:0055114 - oxidation-reduction process [Evidence IEA,IEA]; GO_process: GO:0044273 - sulfur compound catabolic process [Evidence IMP] [PMID 10482536]) has translation MSPPTAVEPPKPVILDSKQFKKAGGDYKGLSPFFDKPTEGPSYQPNTKPLKASGALDEKYSFSEVSPVIGREYTGAQLRDILQDQELLRDLAITVSRRGVVFFRNQALTAEEQKELADKLGVLTGKPSTSKLHIHPRTPGGGFLKPDGSEIDPEITIISSKLQKSLYENRNRYKENASRGWHADFAFEPIPSTYSVLKIIEKPEVGGDTLWISGNGLYDKLSPSFREYLETLYATFQGSGIEKAAQGKFDLFAGPRGAPENVGTELKAVHPAIRTNPVTGWKSLYAAGAQFSHFNDITEDESGALQRYLKSVLIGSHDLQARFKWGKNDVAIWDNRSVFHSATNDYFETAVERLGVRTVGLGERPYFDPKSKSRSDDLRESGLSV, from the coding sequence ATGTCTCCTCCAACCGCCGTTGAACCTCCTAAGCCAGTTATTTTGGACTCTAAGCAGTTCAAAAAGGCTGGTGGTGACTACAAGGGTCTTTCTCCCTTCTTCGATAAACCTACTGAGGGTCCGTCTTATCAGCCTAACACCAAGCCATTGAAGGCATCAGGTGCTTTAGATGAGAAGTATTCGTTCTCGGAGGTCAGTCCTGTTATTGGAAGAGAGTACACCGGGGCCCAATTGAGGGATATTCTTCAGGACCAAGAACTTCTTCGTGACCTTGCAATTACAGTTTCTCGAAGAGGAGTTGTTTTCTTTAGAAACCAGGCATTGACTGCTGAGGAACAGAAAGAGCTTGCCGACAAGCTTGGCGTTCTTACTGGCAAACCATCAACATCGAAACTTCATATCCATCCTCGTACTCCTGGTGGAGGATTTCTCAAGCCAGATGGATCAGAAATTGATCCGGAAATCACTATTATTTCTTCCAAGCTCCAGAAGTCTTTGTATGAAAACAGAAATAGATACAAGGAAAACGCTAGTAGAGGATGGCATGCGGATTTCGCTTTCGAGCCTATCCCCAGTACGTACTCAGTATTGAAGATTATTGAAAAGCCAGAAGTCGGAGGTGACACTCTGTGGATATCTGGAAATGGTCTTTATGATAAATTGTCTCCGTCATTCCGAGAATATCTCGAGACCCTTTATGCCACATTCCAGGGTTCTGGAATCGAAAAGGCAGCTCAAGGTaaatttgatttgtttgccGGGCCTCGTGGAGCACCAGAAAATGTCGGAACAGAGCTTAAAGCTGTACACCCAGCCATTCGCACCAATCCTGTGACTGGATGGAAGTCGCTATATGCAGCAGGTGCTCAGTTCTCTCACTTTAACGACATTACGGAAGATGAGAGTGGTGCTCTGCAACGCTACCTGAAGAGCGTCTTAATTGGCAGTCATGACCTCCAGGCACGGTTTAAGTGGGGAAAAAACGACGTTGCTATTTGGGATAATCGCAGCGTCTTCCATTCCGCTACAAACGACTattttgaaactgctgtGGAGAGACTGGGTGTTAGGACTGTGGGTCTGGGTGAACGGCCATACTTTGACCCCAAATCCAAGAGTCGTTCTGACGACTTAAGAGAATCGGGTTTGTCTGTGTAA
- a CDS encoding putative epoxide hydrolase (similar to several putative epoxide hydrolases; has match to alpha/beta hydrolase fold; allele of CaO19.6709), translating into MSRFEVKLHANNLTFSAYSSYTEHQLAQVTPDRIILLLHGFPDTRQSFDEIWPILEKKYPAPSTLLLAPSLRGYEPETVLPSRLSYTPTDIASDVIGWIKEIIGDKKIPVHLIGHDWGALATFRTASLQPDLITSISTLAIPYMVNLSPLELLWHVPEQIYLSSYMVRMQTSYFYGSRLYEDAVTTVVGAQGKERKVLPYIEYLWKYWSPGWKFTQDELADFCEAVQKPGVVDATTGYYRSLAAKRDRYWRVDFNKVPGLLIGGRDDGCMSYRLYDLQREKLAPYGENVKIALVDKVGHFMHRENPVTIAELCIDWIDSHE; encoded by the coding sequence ATGTCTCGATTCGAAGTTAAGTTGCATGCCAACAATCTCACTTTCTCGGCCTATAGCTCATATACGGAGCATCAACTGGCCCAAGTGACTCCAGACCGTATcatccttcttctccatgGTTTCCCAGATACAAGACAGTCATTTGACGAAATTTGGCCAATTCTCGAGAAAAAGTATCCTGCACCATCGACATTACTGCTGGCACCTTCTCTAAGAGGTTATGAGCCAGAAACTGTGCTTCCAAGTCGTCTCTCATATACCCCAACTGACATCGCATCCGATGTCATCGGCTGGATCAAGGAGATCATTGGTGACAAAAAGATCCCTGTTCACTTAATTGGCCACGACTGGGGTGCATTAGCCACTTTCCGAACTGCTAGTCTTCAACCAGATCTGATTACTTCTATATCAACTCTGGCAATCCCATATATGGTGAACTTGAGCCCATTGGAACTGCTGTGGCATGTTCCTGAACAGATTTATCTATCCAGTTATATGGTCCGCATGCAAACTAGTTATTTCTATGGTAGTCGATTGTACGAAGATGCCGTGACCACTGTTGTTGGCGCTCAAGGAAAAGAGCGTAAGGTGCTACCTTACATTGAGTACCTATGGAAGTACTGGTCTCCCGGCTGGAAGTTCACCCAAGACGAACTTGCCGACTTCTGTGAAGCTGTTCAGAAACCTGGTGTAGTCGATGCTACTACCGGCTACTACCGTTCTTTGGCTGCCAAGCGTGACAGATACTGGAGAGTGGATTTCAACAAAGTGCCAGGTTTGTTAATTGGAGGCAGGGACGACGGTTGTATGTCTTACAGGCTGTATGACCTCCAGAGGGAAAAGCTCGCTCCTTACGGAGAAAATGTCAAGATAGCCCTGGTAGACAAAGTCGGCCATTTCATGCACCGAGAGAACCCCGTTACGATCGCCGAGCTGTGTATTGACTGGATCGATAGCCACGAATGA
- the UGA4 gene encoding Uga4p (GABA (gamma-aminobutyrate) permease; serves as a GABA transport protein involved in the utilization of GABA as a nitrogen source; catalyzes the transport of putrescine and delta-aminolevulinic acid (ALA); localized to the vacuolar membrane; GO_component: GO:0000329 - fungal-type vacuole membrane [Evidence IDA] [PMID 14985124]; GO_component: GO:0016021 - integral component of membrane [Evidence IEA,IEA]; GO_component: GO:0016021 - integral component of membrane [Evidence ISM] [PMID 12192589]; GO_component: GO:0016020 - membrane [Evidence IEA,IEA]; GO_component: GO:0005774 - vacuolar membrane [Evidence IEA]; GO_component: GO:0005773 - vacuole [Evidence IEA]; GO_function: GO:0015171 - amino acid transmembrane transporter activity [Evidence IEA]; GO_function: GO:0015495 - gamma-aminobutyric acid:proton symporter activity [Evidence IGI] [PMID 8455553]; GO_function: GO:0015489 - putrescine transmembrane transporter activity [Evidence IGI] [PMID 14985124]; GO_process: GO:0003333 - amino acid transmembrane transport [Evidence IEA]; GO_process: GO:0006865 - amino acid transport [Evidence IEA]; GO_process: GO:0015812 - gamma-aminobutyric acid transport [Evidence IGI] [PMID 14985124]; GO_process: GO:0015812 - gamma-aminobutyric acid transport [Evidence IEP,IGI] [PMID 8455553]; GO_process: GO:0015847 - putrescine transport [Evidence IGI] [PMID 14985124]; GO_process: GO:0055085 - transmembrane transport [Evidence IEA]; GO_process: GO:0055085 - transmembrane transport [Evidence IGI] [PMID 8455553]; GO_process: GO:0006810 - transport [Evidence IEA]), whose amino-acid sequence MGNNSEEIVRQETLQGVPTTEKPTVTDDDHLLMQLGYKPELRRNFSVIQVFGIAFSIMSLLPSIASVLALNLPAGGCATWGWLAASVCILTVGM is encoded by the coding sequence ATGGGGAATAATTCAGAAGAAATAGTCAGACAGGAAACTCTCCAAGGAGTTCCTACTACGGAAAAGCCTACGGTAACTGACGATGACCATCTGTTAATGCAACTTGGTTACAAGCCTGAACTAAGGCGTAACTTTTCAGTTATTCAGGTTTTTGGTATTGCTTTCAGTATCATGAGTTTACTTCCTTCTATTGCTTCGGTTCTAGCATTGAACTTACCAGCAGGTGGTTGTGCAACCTGGGGTTGGTTAGCTGCTAGTGTTTGCATTCTGACGGTTGGCATGTAA
- the UGA4 gene encoding Uga4p (GABA (gamma-aminobutyrate) permease; serves as a GABA transport protein involved in the utilization of GABA as a nitrogen source; catalyzes the transport of putrescine and delta-aminolevulinic acid (ALA); localized to the vacuolar membrane; GO_component: GO:0000329 - fungal-type vacuole membrane [Evidence IDA] [PMID 14985124]; GO_component: GO:0016021 - integral component of membrane [Evidence IEA,IEA]; GO_component: GO:0016021 - integral component of membrane [Evidence ISM] [PMID 12192589]; GO_component: GO:0016020 - membrane [Evidence IEA,IEA]; GO_component: GO:0005774 - vacuolar membrane [Evidence IEA]; GO_component: GO:0005773 - vacuole [Evidence IEA]; GO_function: GO:0015171 - amino acid transmembrane transporter activity [Evidence IEA]; GO_function: GO:0015495 - gamma-aminobutyric acid:proton symporter activity [Evidence IGI] [PMID 8455553]; GO_function: GO:0015489 - putrescine transmembrane transporter activity [Evidence IGI] [PMID 14985124]; GO_process: GO:0003333 - amino acid transmembrane transport [Evidence IEA]; GO_process: GO:0006865 - amino acid transport [Evidence IEA]; GO_process: GO:0015812 - gamma-aminobutyric acid transport [Evidence IGI] [PMID 14985124]; GO_process: GO:0015812 - gamma-aminobutyric acid transport [Evidence IEP,IGI] [PMID 8455553]; GO_process: GO:0015847 - putrescine transport [Evidence IGI] [PMID 14985124]; GO_process: GO:0055085 - transmembrane transport [Evidence IEA]; GO_process: GO:0055085 - transmembrane transport [Evidence IGI] [PMID 8455553]; GO_process: GO:0006810 - transport [Evidence IEA]) encodes MAEMGSALPTSGGLYWWTFKFAPEALKKPLCFLAGYSNTLGLVGGVVSIDYGFASMVLSVPSIADPHFTPNKYQTYGVFVACVLSHMVIGSVATTVMSRLQTFCIVINMLVIVITVIAVPIGAKNLRSGHEVFTDTTNLNDWPYGWTWMLSWMSAIWTIGAFDSCVHLSEEATNAATAVPFGIVLSISMCGVLGFAILAVLISSISDFSAVINTATGQPMAQIYLDALGKKWTIAMMIMLFIVQWFMGLSLLVAASRQTWAFSRDGALPLSWWVRKINMKLQVPVRAVIFDGVLCLVIGLLVLVDTAAALALFSLAPASNGLAWLLPIFCRHVWFDKDAFKPGPFYLGHFFSRLNGLFASVYLIFVVFVLSMWPASGPDPTPQDMNYTCVINGAVWVGSLLYYFLSARKWFEGPQQTLDTEEIHGVDLIATHSQHHHGEGHEHQHQHEQPQEVFEHAEKTPF; translated from the coding sequence ATGGCTGAAATGGGAAGCGCTTTGCCTACCTCGGGAGGTCTCTATTGGTGGACTTTCAAGTTTGCCCCAGAGGCACTGAAGAAACCTCTTTGTTTTCTAGCGGGCTATTCCAACACCCTAGGTTTAGTCGGTGGTGTAGTATCCATCGACTACGGATTCGCTTCTATGGTGTTGTCTGTTCCTTCAATAGCAGATCCTCATTTCACCCCCAATAAGTACCAAACTTACGGTGTGTTTGTAGCATGTGTTCTCAGTCATATGGTGATTGGCTCGGTTGCCACCACTGTTATGTCAAGATTACAGACTTTTTGTATTGTTATTAACATGCTGGTCATTGTGATAACTGTGATTGCTGTCCCAATAGGAGCAAAGAATCTTCGTTCCGGACATGAAGTGTTTACCGACACTACCAACTTGAATGACTGGCCATATGGTTGGACGTGGATGTTATCTTGGATGTCGGCCATTTGGACTATCGGAGCTTTTGACAGTTGTGTACACCTTTCTGAAGAGGCTAcaaatgctgctactgctgttcCTTTCGGTATTGTTTTATCCATCTCCATGTGCGGTGTTTTAGGATTCGCCATTCTAGCTGTTCTAATTTCCAGCATTAGCGACTTCAGCGCTGTGATTAATACTGCTACCGGCCAACCAATGGCTCAAATTTATTTAGATGCATTGGGAAAGAAGTGGACTATCGCCATGATGATTATGTTGTTTATCGTCCAATGGTTCATGGGTCTCTCTCTCTTAGTCGCCGCATCTCGTCAAACTTGGGCTTTCAGCCGAGATGGTGCCCTCCCTCTTTCTTGGTGGGTACGTAAAATTAACATGAAGCTTCAGGTTCCTGTTAGAGCTGTGATCTTTGATGGTGTTTTGTGTCTAGTCATTGGattgctggtactggttgATACCGCTGCCGCTCTTGCTCTGTTTTCTttggctcctgcttctaATGGTTTGGCATGGCTCTTACCTATCTTCTGTCGCCATGTATGGTTTGACAAGGATGCATTCAAACCCGGTCCTTTCTACCTCGGCCATTTCTTTTCCCGACTTAACGGACTTTTTGCATCTGTCTACTTGATTTTTGTGGTATTTGTACTTTCAATGTGGCCAGCTTCTGGTCCTGACCCAACTCCTCAAGATATGAACTACACCTGTGTCATCAACGGGGCTGTTTGGGTAGGTTCCCTTCTGTATTACTTCCTCTCGGCCAGAAAATGGTTCGAGGGACCTCAACAAACTTTGGATACCGAGGAGATTCATGGTGTTGATTTGATTGCGACCCATAGTCAGCACCACCATGGTGAGGGTCATGAACACCAACATCAGCACGAACAACCTCAAGAGGTGTTTGAGCACGCTGAAAAGACCCCGTTCTAA
- the GLE2 gene encoding RNA export factor GLE2 (RNA export factor associated with the nuclear pore complex (NPC); associates with NUP116p; required for polyadenylated RNA export but not for protein import; homologous to S. pombe Rae1p and human RAE1; GO_component: GO:0005737 - cytoplasm [Evidence IDA] [PMID 15210706]; GO_component: GO:0016021 - integral component of membrane [Evidence ISM] [PMID 12192589]; GO_component: GO:0016020 - membrane [Evidence IEA]; GO_component: GO:0031965 - nuclear membrane [Evidence IEA]; GO_component: GO:0005643 - nuclear pore [Evidence IEA,IEA]; GO_component: GO:0005643 - nuclear pore [Evidence IDA] [PMID 10684247]; GO_component: GO:0005643 - nuclear pore [Evidence IDA] [PMID 8970155]; GO_component: GO:0005634 - nucleus [Evidence IEA]; GO_function: GO:0003674 - molecular_function [Evidence ND]; GO_process: GO:0051028 - mRNA transport [Evidence IEA]; GO_process: GO:0031081 - nuclear pore distribution [Evidence IMP] [PMID 9725905]; GO_process: GO:0016973 - poly(A)+ mRNA export from nucleus [Evidence IMP] [PMID 8970155]; GO_process: GO:0000973 - posttranscriptional tethering of RNA polymerase II gene DNA at nuclear periphery [Evidence IMP] [PMID 20932479]; GO_process: GO:0015031 - protein transport [Evidence IEA]; GO_process: GO:2000728 - regulation of mRNA export from nucleus in response to heat stress [Evidence IMP] [PMID 15210706]; GO_process: GO:0000972 - transcription-dependent tethering of RNA polymerase II gene DNA at nuclear periphery [Evidence IMP] [PMID 20098417]; GO_process: GO:0000972 - transcription-dependent tethering of RNA polymerase II gene DNA at nuclear periphery [Evidence IMP] [PMID 20932479]; GO_process: GO:0006810 - transport [Evidence IEA]), translating into MALKLNLDADITVENMPPNDTVSQLDFSPKSNLLSASSWDGIVRVYSVFSPEVDFNKKELNNANAALQASYITGYTHSQPVLTTGWLQDKYQIISGGCDKLVKIFDIGTGHVADIGHHEAPVSSVKSVMIGGSPIIVSSSWDKTLSYWDLRQQQAVCSIQLDGKALSMDSRDGVIVLVTSDRTTVKIDLSNPTVVSGTFKSRWELQPRVVKCLPGGECCIIGGTEGRCVVQYFRDVKSSFSFKCHRTTTGTDVHIYSVNDIAVNPIYGSTLTAGSDGSLQIWDHIKQCRLSYSGILPGSVSSCAYNNNGSILAYAVYYDWSKGYQFSRPNYPKLLKLHKIKPETVELWSNKNKIKIKIVYK; encoded by the coding sequence ATGGCATTGAAATTGAATCTAGACGCTGATATCACAGTTGAAAACATGCCTCCAAACGATACAGTATCACAGCTCGACTTTTCGCCCAAGTCCAATCTTTtatctgcttcttcatggGATGGAATAGTGAGAGTATATTCTGTGTTTTCACCGGAGGTCGacttcaacaaaaaagaactgAACAACGCAAATGCGGCACTTCAAGCCTCATACATCACCGGATACACCCACTCTCAACCAGTTCTTACGACTGGATGGCTTCAagataaatatcaaattATATCTGGTGGATGTGACAAACTTGTGAAAATTTTTGATATAGGGACCGGCCatgttgctgatatcgGTCACCATGAGGCACCAGTTTCTTCCGTTAAATCAGTTATGATCGGTGGAAGTCCGATTATTGTCTCCAGCTCATGGGATAAGACTCTATCATATTGGGACTTaagacagcagcaagcaGTTTGCTCTATACAATTAGATGGAAAAGCATTATCTATGGACTCGAGAGATGGGGTCATCGTATTGGTTACCTCCGATCGAACAACTGTTAAAATAGACCTGTCCAATCCTACCGTTGTATCAGGTACGTTCAAATCACGCTGGGAACTTCAACCTAGGGTTGTCAAATGCTTACCGGGAGGGGAATGTTGTATCATTGGAGGTACAGAGGGCCGCTGTGTTGTTCAATACTTTCGAGATGTCAAGTCCAGTTTTTCGTTCAAATGTCACCGGACAACGACTGGAACCGATGTACATATCTACTCTGTAAATGATATTGCGGTCAACCCTATCTACGGTAGTACCTTAACTGCTGGTTCCGATGGTTCTTTGCAGATATGGGATCATATAAAGCAATGTAGACTTTCTTATTCAGGCATTCTCCCTGGCTCAGTTTCATCCTGTGCTTATAACAACAATGGCAGTATTCTCGCATATGCCGTCTACTATGATTGGAGCAAAGGTTACCAATTCAGCAGACCGAATTACCCCAAACTACTCAAATTACACAAGATTAAACCAGAAACTGTTGAACTCTGGtctaataaaaataaaataaaaataaaaatagttTATAAATag